The window TTGTACTGCACTCTACAGACCTAGTAGTAACCTGCAACATCATGCTCAGGATGCTTCCAGAAACAGCGTTCTTGTTCAGGTGCGTGCAACCCAAGACACTGGAGGTGGATGCATTTTTTGTGAGCTTTATCAGTTCTCACAAATGGAAGCACTGAGATTCGGCTCGTCAAGCGCAGTCTTATTCCAGTGCCATAACCTCAGTTGCCTCGTAGCAGAGTCCTTACACGCTAGCACAGCTAGCAAAGGATTCTGGCTTTATAATTTGGAGCTGAATTCTCTTCTATAAAAGACACTAAAGGAAAGAGCAGCTCCTTCTGCTTCAGGCAATGCAGCCTTTTCGTGGATACACTGCAAAATCTAAATGATGGACTGTCAACTCTCTTGCAGAAATGCCACTGCAAAGAATAATCTCTCTGGCAGTAGATCATGGTTGGCTGTATGCTACCAATGCCATTCCTTTGTTTATGTGAGCATGTAGccttcacatgcacacatgcagacatgagCGTATGCATGCACagctatacacacacatactgtatgtatgcacagagaaacacacaaatacagaacacacacacaaaatgcttCCAGCCTAAATCCTTTCTTTGGAAGCATACAGTGGGATTAATAACCTGAACCATGGGATTAATAACCTGAATAGCATTATTTTTTCACCTCTAGCCTTTAAAATAATGCATGCTTGGCTTGGTGTCTGGATGAAGTTTTGCCTGCATATTTGCCTGGTTATCGGTGTGTACAAGACCTGCTGTGTGACCTGGTTTCATGCAATCTCCATCTTCTAATTAGGAGGCTGCAGAAAGGCTGGAACGAGAGGAGGAGTGATTAGTTGCCTTTGGGTATTTCATAAGTGGCTTTCAGTGCCACATTTGCATTATTTGCTTGGGGTCTGAATAACAAATCAGCCTACCTTTGCAGCAAATTCAGGCTAGCAGCTCAAGACCATcaatatatgaaatataaaatgaaagtgaagaaaagaaataaacaaaacatgctaACACAATATAGCgggataaaatgaaatattgaaacaCGAGACACAATAACTGTGAGTCTACCTACAGCACAGAGACTGAAATATCATTTGACTATTCAATTGAGTATATTATCCTTTATGTTCATCATAGTTATGGGATGTCTGGCTGAAAACACATGAGTGTCTCAGTGATTGTGGCTCATTCTGTGACTAGCAGACCATGTGACCCATGTGAGCCCTATGTTGGAGCCCCATGCTGTATGTGTCCTGTAGGGTCAGTCAGTGTGCTGATCTGTAGCGGAGGTCCTGTCCACTCATTTGGCCAGTCTCCCCAACCGCTGCGTGCGGCCGCCACCGCCAGGCCTGGTCAGCCATCACTACACCACTTGGCCGTTTGCCCACATTGAGTCTTAGAGGGTAGGAAACAAAGCGGGCACTCACACATCCACAtataaacacacgcacacacatatcacacgcatgcacacatgaTCACAGCGAGTGACAGTGGCTCTTGTTTACCCAGCCGatcccaccccccccccacccctaccCCCCCCTCACTCTCCTTTCATCCTCTCCCTCTAGTCTGTCATGTTGTGTGTCACTTCCCACAAATGTCAGTGCCACCGTGGGACAGTGATTAATTTTGGTGTGCTTGGCAAAATGTCTTCAAGATGTTTGTTTGGGTTGTCTTTTCCCACCCCCTTGCCCACCCCCCGCTCCCCGCATGTCTTGGAGTCGTGGGTCGAGAGTGGCAagcacccccctcccccctttctCCTTTCCCACTCGTCCCTCGCCCCTGCTGTCACAGCCCTttgaggagggagggggggggggggcgcatCATCATCGAGGGACAAAGGCTACCTGAACTGACAGAGATCTTCTTTTCTGACCAGAGCCACTTTTTGTCACCCCAGCCCACCATCACCTCCACGCGCTGTCTGTTTAGTGTGTGCTGGTGGTGTATGATGGGAGAAGTCTTGACCCAGCACTGGGGGGCTGTAACACTTCACTGTCAGCGCGGCTGATTAGCTTATCACTCACCGCACTGGGAGGAAATACATCATCATTCCAGACAGGGATTCCCCAGTTTAGGGCCCGTTCCCTGCCTCCTTTTACTCTGCATTTAATCACCCGACTCACTGTCCCCTCCAGTATTTCAGCCTCACCTCTAAAGCCATTCCTGAGATGAGAAGTTTGCTCATTTCAggtgcgttttttttttttttttcttttttctttttggaatGAAGGTCTTTGCTGTTTGAAATGGAGACATTGCATGCATGGACAGAAACTGTCAAAAACAAGACTTTCCCTGTGTGGAGGAAAGCGAAATGAGCCATCTTCTGAATTATTTGTTTCAGCTCACTCAACAAAGAAAGTGAAACACAAATTGGCAAATGTGCTTTGCTTCCCCACAGTGTGGTATCAGGTATGGTAATTACTCTGCCATTAACATTGGGAATAGTtaatgtgtattaatgtgttaaTGGCATGTTAATTACTGTACATGCTAGAGAGAGCCCGCAGGCAGTCTCTCAGATTCTTTGTGCCATGTGGATGTAGGCCAAGCTTAAAAAAGCCTTTAAGAACGTCAATGAAAGAGGATCCTTATGTTTCATTTGTCAGAACAAAAGATTTTCAATGGTAATTTGATCCAGCTCCCCGCTTCTGGAGCTGAAAGTCACTGATCCAGGCGCCATGACAAAGGAGATGATATGAAGTCAAAGGAGACGTGGAACGCGGCTGTAGTGACACTGGCCTCTTTGTGAAATGGATACTCTAAGCCCTCTGTAGTCTCTAGTGTGTTGCTTTGGCAGCGGGTTTTAATAACACGGTGGATTAGAAGCCTTGGATCCTGAGTGCCAAGCCAGAGTTAAAGCTCACCTTGGACGAGCCTCAGTAACAGGCTAGATGCCACggtcctgctcctcctcctcctcctcctcctcctcctcctcctcccagccGCCTCGCTGCTCACACTGTCTACTCCGCGGCTTTAAGAGAGATGACCTTTGCAaatattgacagaaaataaattctgtttcGATTAGTTAACTTTGGGAGACCTTTGTGGATCAATGCAATTAGATGAACACAGTGCTGATACGTGGCCGGAGCCGTCCACTGGAGGCACTGGCTAggagaggagctgcaggaggTCAGAGTTACTTGTAATGAACAGGATGTTTTGgaaacagtggtggaagtaACCGAGTCACAGTGTGTATCGTtacacagttaaacacacagGCAAGACCAGCTTACTGCAACACATtctgctggattttttttaaacacaacactATCTTAAACAAAAGCTATTGCAAAAAAAAcctattacaaaaaaaaaaatctctggaTTTATCTACAAGAAGTGCAACTCTTGTAGTGTATTGTGTGGCGTCTGGCAGTGCAGTCAGTGCAGCAGAATGAGGTGGAGAAACCCTGAGCCACCCCTTCCCTCTTCAGCAGGCCACATTAACCCAGCAGGGCTCTGCCTTTATGGCTCTCCTGCTCACACTTCAGTGATGAGAGTAAACAAGCAGCGGGCCAAAGGTCAGCTAAGCCCACAGAATAAAAGAGGGCACAGGGGGAAAAGAGGTGGGAGGAAAGGAGAGCGGCCCGAGGCAGTGCTCAGATCACTGTCAGGGCTTCAAGCAGGGAATGATGTACGAGACAACAGCCCCACACCGGAAATGATTATAAACAGAGAACAGGGAGAGTATATGAGAGAAAGGGCTGCATTGTCTTTATCTGTCAAATTTGTTACTTCCTCGGATCAGATACCGACGGTGAAAcctgtaaaaaatgaaaagaagaaccACCCCTGACTGATAGGGATGGATTAATCACAGTGTCTCCTTTTGTCTCATCCACAGAGGAGAAATGAGGAACAATCATATAGGCAAGTGCTTTTTCCCTGCTACTCCACCTGTATTGTTGAATGACAAATGAGGCCGATTAAGGAcatgttacattattattagagtttcagattttttttttcttttacatcattaAATGCGTTCTTGTAATTAAGTGAGCCAGCATCGTTAGAGTTCTGTGAAATAACTGGACCATGTATAGATTTTTCATCTCTAGTTCCTATTGCTCGCAGGCTTTACCAAGGTGACACGACTCCCGCACTTTCCCTTGCACTGAGATTAATCCCACTTTGACTGTGGAGGTGGATTAGAGCTAACTCGGGTGCCCAAACTTGTTTTAATACCCATatcatcagacaaaaaaaggatAAAGATTTGAGCAGGCAAGCAGCATTTCAGTGCTAGGATGTGACTGTGGCTTTGCAAGTTACTATACAGATTTGTCAACCACACAGCAAATTAAAGATATTATCTCACTCAAGCCCATTTTGTGGAAGTTGCGTGATGATGCTGAGCTTAGACAGTGAATACGCAATCTTCAGCTTCCCCAACAAAGGTGCACAGGAAGAGACAGCGAGAAAGACATACATTgcactgtttttaaaatagggttgttttttttttctgtctgcctttttttttccccttattttttcaaattttctttatttatgtgCTCGGGCGCGAGACAGACGCATCATCCCTCccaacatgtgtgtgttatgaaTGGCTGGCCGTAGCTGCTGTGGCACAAATACACCCTGGTGGACTCCTGCAGGGCCGTCTGCTTCTCGGGGCAGCGGAGTAATCATTTTTATCCCGCTGATTTCCCAAATAGAAATGGACACGTATGATAAAAATGTCACGGCCACTCCACATGTCAGTGGACTAACAGGATTACATGTCACTTTCTAATGTCTCGCTCTGTTTTCCTTTGCCGTGAATGGCCACATTATTGCACACAGGAACTTTGTGGTAATATATGGTAAGAGACAAGTAGCTCTTTATGGCCTGTGATTATTTAGTTTGAATGAAACCAGTGATTTATGCCCATTTAGCTGAAAAGCCCTGTAAATTCCCTCAGCTGCATTTCCCCTGGATATAGAGTGAGTGGAGTGAAAGTGACAACTGAGTTTGGTGTGGAAATGTACGCTGCGTCCCAGAGTTATATTTAATATACCTGACATGAAAAACGTGCCTACCTACTTACCACCACCCGCAGCACAAAAGAAAAGTGCAGCCTGCTGAGCTTGTGTTGAATCCGAGAGTGGGAGTAAATAGTGAATTAGGAAAATATGAACTGTAGTGGCAGGCAAACCACCAGCCATTAGAGCATGTTGAGATATGTAGCCCGGCGTCTGGTCAGTCAACATTTGAATCGTGTGCCGTTTTGTTTCATGCTGCACAAACTGGAAGAGAAACAGCCGAGCCTGTCCAGAACGAGGGCTTTGGGTGGAGTTGTGCAGATGCAGTGCGATGTGGATGAGGGTTAGTGGAGCAGTGGCATATTGTCCACATGGATGGCTTGGCTCTGCAAGCCTGATGGAGCCTTGTCCAGCATCTCAATGTCTCCAACACAAATAGCCACATTCATCCACTCCTCTCACACCATTACACCTAAAAGACTCAAAGCCAGCCGATCCATAAATAGAGgcaaatttgtttttcagtggcactgcagctgaacaaaaCACCAACAGAGATGAAAACACCAGAGGAGTGGCTACAAGATGATGTGTTTCCTAATTTTTCCTTCTCATTTGGGGCCCGTGTTTATaagaaagatacaaaaaaaaaaaaaggagtgttTTCTCTCTAGTATTTACTCCTGTGGATGGTGTGCAGGGTCAGTCGGTCAAAGCGTGGTAAAAGGGCTTCTCTGATTGCATGCCTACTGGCTGACACAATAGAGCCACTAATCTTCTTATTTAGAATCCAGAGGCTGGCCATATCTTAATGAAGCTGTAATGAGCTGTTGAAAATCCCTGAATTGCGGGAGGGATTATTGAATTGAAACAACTCTGGTAATCATAACGTTCGAGTAGCCACTCAGTATTTACTGCCCATTGAGCCACATTTTTATCCACTTATTAGACTGGATTGCTCgagcttgtttttgttgtaattcTGACCCGCAgtggttttttgtttgtttattctctGTTAAAGCCTGGCATCGTGGTTGCATTGCCAATGCATCCAGGTGTATATGCTATCTGCTGGGTGATTACGACTCACTGACAGACTGGCGAGACAGAAAACCAGAGGAAATAAACAGCAGGGTCTGATTGCATGAACAGAATTAATGAATGAGCACTTTGCATAAAATTTAGCCTGCATCCATTTTGCTgtatgtggatttttttttatttcactagCACATTTGTGTTGCTTTAGACGCTGGATACTGCAAAACCAGAGGTGTAGAATAATATAAGATTTAAATCTTATAAgcaaacagaaatgaagaaaacagtAGTTATTTTCTGGAGTTCCTGGCATCCACTGTGTCAAAGACAGAGACACTTACTAGAGGTATAGTTTTCTGTTTAGCATCCTTTCACAGAGTAGAAGTGCCACTTCACCATTGAGCATTTGTCAGTTTATGGATGTTGCTGTCATGTCAGCTTTCCCGTACACACAGTGTGCAGCGCAGTGTGTAAATAAAAGAGAACAGGCATAGACATGGGCAACAGGAAAACAGCACATACACAGGAGGCACCCAGTACATACCTGCAGGGGAAACATCACACTACAGCAGTCTACACAGAcataatgtctttaaaaattCAGTCTGGGTCTACTGTTTATTACTTGATCTgcttatatttttcattattattaggttttttttttcttccagccTGAAATGTCACTGGATGGCTTTATTTgaccctctgtctctgtctgtgtgttgctgcAGGTCTCAGCATCCGTGGCGCCCAGGAGGAGGACCCACCAGACCCCCAGCTCATGCGTTTAGACAACATGCTGCTGGCAGAGGGCGTGGCGGGACCAGAGAAAGGTGGCGGATCTGCTGCCGCCGCAGCTGCAGCCGCAGCCTCGGGCGGGGCGGCCGATAACTCCATTGAACATTCCGACTACAGAGCCAAACTCACCCAGATCAGACAGATCTACCACACAGAGCTGGAGAAATACGAGCAGGTAAGGAGGAGTCTCCCTGCAAACTCAAGGTTAAGATCTCCCCAGTAGAACGGCTTCGGGATTGCACTTTTGCTCTACATccaagaaaagaagaataacaCAAATTTGGTTCTCCTTTCAAAATAACCACGTGACCACTACTTATTTGAAATTTGAGTTTGCTCTCAAATGGGCTAATTCACTTGTACTCAATACTTCACATTGCTTCAGCACCCAGAGCAGCTTATCCTTGCATTACTGTAGCAAGAAAATTGCAGAGTGCATGCATGATGAGGGAGAATGTGTTATcagcttggaaaaaaaaatggctgtaTTACTCACTGTGTTGTAGTTGATTATAGAGATCCAAGGAGTGCCTTAGTCATCTGTGTTAAATGAAAGTATGATCAGCTCCTTTACCTAGCACTTTGAGCCTGCCATTAAACACAGCCGTTATGGGCGAAAATAGAATGTGTAACAGTGATGCCTCAGCAAGCCAGTGAGGTAAATTAGACTAATTTACTCCGTGCTCTCTGAGAGAGGAGGTGGGTTTGTGGGAGCACACAACACTTCGCCTGGAGTAAATGCATCTTTCTTAAGGGTGTTTCCAGGTTTTAATTATCTAAATGTAAATACTTAACGAATTTTACTCAGAGTAATGAGCTAAAGTGTGCACTACGTAAATGAGTTATTCTAATTAATCATGTATGAACTACTGGTTTAACGAAAAGCTGTTTGAATTCACTCTGCATTAGGCCCAAGCCAAATTACAAATTGGCATTTATATTCATAGATGACTTCACCTATTATGTCATCAAAGTAATATATAAACACTGCACTCTGTCAAAGCTTTTAACCAAAAGAGCTAGCATGCAAAGAACTAATTTCCTATATGATAAATGTATGCAAATCTATAACAACATTCAAAGAGCTTTTGCAAGTTCTGAAAAGCTCACTGCTGTGATATTTACAAAACTcacttttttgctgtttttgtttttgtccgtTTCACTCGGCAGGCATGTAACGAATTCACTACCCATGTGATGAACCTGCTGAGGGAACAGTCTCGCACGCGGCCCATCTCTCCCAAAGAGATTGAGCGCATGGTGGGAATCATCCACCGTAAGTTCAGCTCCATCCAGATGCAACTGAAACAGAGCACCTGTGAGGCTGTCATGATCCTGCGCTCCAGATTCCTTGATGCcaggtcagtgtgtgtatgtgcgcatatgtctgtgtgtaagtGAGTGTGTATTTGGTATCTAGAAACTTTACCTGCTTCCATATGACCCATATAGACAAATCCAGTGGGTGAGGTCATTTTTAGTCTGCGTGCAGGTCTAAAGTTTGTTCCTCACTTTTCTGGCACAGCACACAGTATGAGCACTACAGAGATGCATGGTCTTAATTATGTCCATGTTCCATGCCTTATCCATTTTCAAGACAATCATGCCCTCACACCTGAGAGCAGTTAAGACCAAATGAAATGGGGACCGAGTCATGTGTAATAGATGGAGGAGAGGTCATCAGCAGGTGTTGTGGATTACTCTAATCACTAACAGTTTGGTGCAGTGGGTGCTGTGCAGAGAGCGGCACAAGTTCGGGCCAAATAACCCAAGTGGAAGCACATTTGCTGCCCACTGCCTGTGTGAAGTGCAGTAAACAAGGCAAAATAAGCAAATGCTCAACAACATGATAAGTAGTGCCCTTGGGAGAGAAGGGGACCCAGATCTAGTTAGAGTTTGCTTGTTTCTACTGGAGATCCCTGGGGCTGTGGCACTTCAGGAACAATGCTCAACTGTGCATGCCATGATTTCTATAATGTACCGAGATGCACTCCGACTGGGCTTTGCGCTCCATCACGAAGCCCACCCATCCGCTGCACTAAACTCTACACATTACACGCTTGGACTGGAGATTGGAGACCAACAGACCAAATTAAacattgtatgtgttttgtggtttccgtgcgtgtgtttttgtttgtgtgtgtgtgcttgtcagTTTATTGGTTGGAGTCTGGTCTTCTGTGTGTTGATGAGACTCTTGGAGCAGGACACGATATTCTGCTCCTGAGGGCCCTTAGAGCCCATTCCTCATTATTTTCACCATTTATGTGTGAGATTGATTGTGCAATTTGTGCGATCCAAATGGATGAGTTAATGCTGGTCCCACTAATAGGCTTGCTCGGCCTTTCTCTCGTTTTGCTCCCCACTCAGGCGGAAAAGGAGAAACTTCAGCAAGCAGGCGACGGAAATTTTGAATGAATATTTCTACTCGCACCTCAGCAACCCATATCCAAGCGAGGAGGCTAAAGAGGAGCTGGCCAAGAAGTGCagcatcacagtttcccagGTGGGTACTGCTCAACTAATAGTAGCTGGTGGGTAATCAGGGTGGGAAAGGCTGAAGCCTAGAGGGATAGTTACCGAAGGTCACACCACCAAGACACAATGTCCTTAGCTAACCTTGACATTGTGACTGCCTAATGATGCTTCAGTCAAGGCTGGTCCCAGTCAGTCAGAGCAGGGCCACAGGGAGGGGAGGCCTATATCATCTTGGCCTCAATCAAAGCACTATGCTGTCCTTCCTTAGCCGCCCAACGCTGGGTCCCCTGCCATTTCCCCCTCTCATTCCCATCCACCATGTGTGCTCTCTCTGTTGCCTGGTCAGTCGCTCAGGTCATAAgctgggaagaaaaaaaatggcatcatCCATTACTGTAAGAAAAGCTGTTGATGCTGggtatttgttttttgtatgtttgctgTTCAAGTGACCTTGCAGAACTCTGCTAATTCACagttatgttttaaattttacaagATGTGACTTTCccactttatatatatatatatatatatagcctaGCCTCCTTGTTGGGTAAACCTGAAGGCAATATCTCTCACACCTAACCCCCACATCCAAAGTATTATTATCCTGTGCTCTCCCTTTCCTGCTATGATTGTGACTACTATCTAGATTTTTTTATACTCTATTGTTCTATGGTTGTCCTCATGAGACACGATATCAGAGAAACATTAATCTATACAATAACGATTaatctgcagtgttttgttcTGTGTGGGGAGGGGGTGTTGAGGGGTATATTGAGTGTAGTCATGAAGAGTCAGATACTGTAAAAGCCCATTCTTTTTTGCCTTCAGGGGGTGGGAAGCACCATCACAGTATCACAGGTATGTCATAACTTCTCCTGAtccactgttttcatttttttgtacctcctttgtttatttatgtatgtaataGACTCACAGTTTTTCACTGCACAGAACCTCCCTCCCTCACACTACTGGTTCAATGCTCATGTTATCATAAATGACAgtatttaaatttacatttaaaaaaaaaaaaaaaaaaaaagagtggatAAGACTTTTTCAGCATTCACATCCCACCTTTAAGTCACACAAGTACACAGACTACTTTTgattaattcatattttgaaaCCACACCCATGTTATCACCATATTCTGTGTGTACAAAATGTGTCACATGAAATTCCACTTTTTTTGCTATTGTTTActacattatttttgtttgttgtagaGCGTCGACAGGTTGTGTGGTCTTTTGAATCTTCAAACTGCGCTCTGAGTTtatttaacccccccccccgcccacCTCCGATCACTGTGTGCTTCATAGCAGTTAAAGAAATGGGCACCGACCCTCACAAATGGAGCTCCACTCTGATTTCTGAGTGCCTCGCTAAACAGGCCACTGTACGAGTTCCCATGAGAACAAATCAGTCTATGCAGAAATTAGAGGGCTTTTAAAAATTCACTTGAACTCATCTTAGGCCCCATTAGTGGTGTATTCCTCGACGAGCGGAGGCCACGGCAGACATTCTTATTGACTTATTCTTGGTGCTTTGGCTTATTTTAAGTGAGTAACAAACTCTGAGGCTCGACATGATGCTGAGTGCGCCGTAAGTGTGTTATCCCTCACCGTGCTCCAGCCTTTCAGAGTCACAAACCACTCGCTGTGGCCACTCCGAGGGCTCAgctaagtcatttttcaaacaccCCAAACTCTTTTGCGGGCTTTGTTGATTACACAAGCAGTTCATTAAGTAAAAACCATCCGTCGTGAATGGTATGCCAATATCAGTCCGCAGCTCTGCTCAATACATCATCGCTGACGAAACACCCTGCATCATTCTAACAGGGATCATTTAAAATGCAAGTGATGCACTGTCGACTTCCCTGAGTGCAAGTCCAGATTCCTGCAGTTCAGATGCagtgttattttttcaaatggCCTCAAGAAAAAGCTTCAgtgatgaacaaacaaacagaattttTGAATGTATACATTATTATCTGATTTGTCTGATTTGACTAATACTGAATCCTGCTTGCTTATTGCTaaaaattgaatgaaatgaGCTGCTGACATTACTTAGAGGTGGCTCTCTAAATGCAGGATGCGTCTTATTTCCGCAGTCACCTTGCATGTGCCGTGCTGAATGAAAGCATGGGATTGGATGGCTTTGGTTTGTGTTAGGGTTTATGGATGTTTCAGAAGACATATCTGATATAATCTGTGTGATTGGGACGCTGTGTTCAACATTTAAAGCAGATCCCAATGCAG of the Thunnus maccoyii chromosome 9, fThuMac1.1, whole genome shotgun sequence genome contains:
- the pbx3b gene encoding pre-B-cell leukemia transcription factor 3b isoform X7, whose product is MSFSICVAQCTDSLAATMDDQARIMQSIGGVSLAGHSVQGGMALPPPHGHDGTDGDGRKQDIGDILHQIMTITDQSLDEAQAKKHGLNCHRMKPALFSVLCEIKEKTGLSIRGAQEEDPPDPQLMRLDNMLLAEGVAGPEKGGGSAAAAAAAAASGGAADNSIEHSDYRAKLTQIRQIYHTELEKYEQACNEFTTHVMNLLREQSRTRPISPKEIERMVGIIHRKFSSIQMQLKQSTCEAVMILRSRFLDARRKRRNFSKQATEILNEYFYSHLSNPYPSEEAKEELAKKCSITVSQGVGSTITVSQVSNWFGNKRIRYKKNIGKFQEEANLYAAKTAVNAAHAAAAAVQNSQANSPTTPNSGGYPAPCYQSDGRIQ
- the pbx3b gene encoding pre-B-cell leukemia transcription factor 3b isoform X8 — translated: MSFSICVAQCTDSLAATMDDQARIMQSIGGVSLAGHSVQGGMALPPPHGHDGTDGDGRKQDIGDILHQIMTITDQSLDEAQAKKHGLNCHRMKPALFSVLCEIKEKTGLSIRGAQEEDPPDPQLMRLDNMLLAEGVAGPEKGGGSAAAAAAAAASGGAADNSIEHSDYRAKLTQIRQIYHTELEKYEQACNEFTTHVMNLLREQSRTRPISPKEIERMVGIIHRKFSSIQMQLKQSTCEAVMILRSRFLDARRKRRNFSKQATEILNEYFYSHLSNPYPSEEAKEELAKKCSITVSQVSNWFGNKRIRYKKNIGKFQEEANLYAAKTAVNAAHAAAAAVQNSQANSPTTPNSGGYPAPCYQSDGRIQ